From Papio anubis isolate 15944 unplaced genomic scaffold, Panubis1.0 scaffold60, whole genome shotgun sequence, one genomic window encodes:
- the LOC116273361 gene encoding uncharacterized protein LOC116273361: MNHAARGGWVRSDTSNPAGRGVLGVPDSFSLRIAGPHRQATAPAPDWKRHSGDHRSQPELGPRPRSRLRAAASGVLQAPPRGWPRRMQVPSASPHSPAAAAPPAQLLLSGRSQPHQELPKRKDLCGFRTPARQWAGPADARPFTRVSLTPPEAGSGSVTRHSSVALTTAGVVGVEKPQVLREGGGRHGSQEHEELVSVSDLFPADQGTRTQRHPHLSRSTNTRSAPAGYLGVNVSS; encoded by the exons ATGAATCACGCAGCTCGAGGCGGCTGGGTGCGCAGTGACACCAGTAACCCTGCCGGTAGAGGAGTACTCGG GGTCCCGGATTCGTTCTCTTTGAGAATCGCTGGTCCACACAGACAGGCCACCGCCCCGGCCCCAGACTGGAAGCGACACTCCGGGgaccaccgctcccagccagaGCTCGGCCCCAGGCCCCGTTCCCGCCTCAGAGCCGCAGCGAGCGGAGTCCTCCAAGCACCGCCCAGAGGCTGGCCGAGGAGGATGCAAGTCCCCAGCGCGAGCCCGCACTCACCGGCGGCAGCAGCCCCACCAGCCCAGCTTCTCCTCTCGGGTCGCAGCCAGCCACACCAAGAGCTTCCGAAACGCAAAGATCTCTGCGGGTTCCGCACGCCCGCGCGCCAGTGGGCGGGGCCGGCTGACGCTCGACCTTTCACCCGCGTGTCTCTGACGCCACCGGAAGCCGGCTCCGGGTCTGTCACCAGGCATTCCTCTGTTGCCTTGACTACGGCGGGCGTTGTGGGAGTGGAGAAGCCGCAAGTGCTGAGGGAAGGTGGAGGAAGGCATGGCAGCCAAGAGCATGAGGAGCTGGTGTCTGTGTCAGATTTGTTCCCTGCG GATCAAGGGACGAGGACGCAGCGACATCCCCACCTATCCCGTTCCACGAATACTCGCTCCGCACCCGCCGGCTACCTGGGGGTAAACGTTTCTTCGTAG